A genomic window from Lotus japonicus ecotype B-129 chromosome 1, LjGifu_v1.2 includes:
- the LOC130749088 gene encoding glutathione S-transferase T3-like yields the protein MGPYSPQMPYPNNPQYCVYPPQYQFQNQAPPTSSSSSKVSDTQCEAMPDEPEFSTQRGLDDIELEETGKKRNKWSGKDNILLLQSWLNVSTDPVVGNDQKSTLFWDRIQAQYEEYRDPAYPSRSANSLKSHFSKLNADIQIFVGCHNKATSHWKSGHSDKDIMATTHSIYHVDTGKDFKHENAWRLVKDEPKWKGTFMTTSSTRQKKSGDGAYATSSDPSASIEGDEYEATQPATRPKGKKNIKRKAKVGDTASSEPLYVPNSDMVAIGKAKIDLLASFKELKTQEMEMKMEKTKIKKEKTQIMKAKLLREYRDILMQDTSNMNEVQLAAHQRLCQYAMNELGMS from the coding sequence ATGGGACCATATTCACCACAAATGCCTTATCCAAACAATCCACAATATTGCGTGTATCCACCACAATACCAATTTCAAAACCAAGCACCTCCTACTAGTAGCAGCAGTTCAAAAGTCTCAGATACACAATGTGAGGCTATGCCTGATGAGCCTGAATTTTCTACTCAACGgggtctagatgatattgaGCTTGAAGAAACCGGAAAGAAACGCAACAAATGGAGTGGTAAAGataatatacttcttcttcaatcatggCTCAACGTTTCTACCGATCCGGTCGTGGGAAATGATCAAAAGTCAACATTGTTTTGGGATAGGATCCAAGCCCAATATGAGGAGTACCGCGACCCTGCCTATCCTTCGAGGTCAGCAAACTCCTTGAAGTCTCATTTTTCTAAATTGAATGCTGATATTCAAATATTTGTCGGTTGCCACAACAAGGCTACTAGTCAttggaaaagtggacactcagatAAGGACATCATGGCTACGACGCATTCCATATATCACGTAGATACGGGTAAAGatttcaaacatgagaatgCTTGGCGGTTGGTGAAAGATGAACCAAAGTGGAAGGGAACATTTATGACAACCAGTTCAACGAGACAGAAGAAGTCAGGAGATGGGGCGTATGCAACATCGTCTGACCCGAGTGCATCAATTGAGGGCGACGAATATGAGGCCACACAACCAGCAACCCGCCCAAAGGGAAAGAAGAATATCAAAAGGAAAGCCAAAGTAGGAGACACTGCTTCAAGTGAGCCGTTATATGTTCCTAATTCTGATATGGTAGCCATCGGGAAAGCTAAAATAGACTTACTGGCGAGTTTCAAGGAGCTGAAGACCCAAGAAATGGAGATGAAGATggaaaaaaccaaaattaaaaaggaaaaaacccAAATTATGAAGGCGAAGTTGCTTAGGGAATACAGGGATATCCTTATGCAGGACACATCTAACATGAACGAGGTGCAGTTAGCAGCGCATCAGCGCCTATGTCAATACGCCATGAATGAACTAGGAATGTCTTAG
- the LOC130749012 gene encoding uncharacterized protein LOC130749012, which translates to MEVGFDGGTIVETFDMKDFENYHRCDEVGSEGDTSAEVGFVVDTSADVPFDPGRGLRQGDPLSPYLFILCGEVFSALINRAMLTSSLHGVKISRSAPVISHHLFADDSVVFARATAEETGCVREILSTYERVSGQVINLDKSTLTCSRNVTDVCLNHLKGLLNVKAVECFDKYLGLPTIVGKSKTQIFNFVKDRVWKKLKGWKERSLSRAGREVLVKAVAQAIPSYVMSCFLLPDSLCSQIKGMISQFYWGGDVTHRTCHWLKWKALCRPKICGGLGFRDFKAFNTALVAKNWWRIMTKPESMLAQIYKAVYFPNQTLFEATKGYRPSYAWSSLLNSAWIFHDGGLWRVGNDTSIRAWDDKWIPNCGPIVYREDAAAELGVLHVSDLMLPMGGGWDRNKVEFLCWPPTARAILSIPLSFQPHNDCFFWPDTGDGCYTSKSGYSFIKKKQLERESSSSSSLVLAPALWTKLWKADAAPRCRETAWRACLNLLPVRSTLHRRGVALEPCCPRCPDIAETVQHALLFCPFAKLAWFASPLNLRFDEESTVHDFFCRFLAVADTTSAGTFKLNFDASVKNRKEAGAGMIVRNRNGEFLAAATTELGPVLSAVLAEALGMRWALGLAAELGFRRLWLETDCLVLLNYWNRRDGGLSHLDTIVRDCRLLLSHFDVFNFTFVRRTGNCAADALAHLAFHYGCMVWIEEAPPEITSVVHNDVHASMTSS; encoded by the exons ATGGAGGTTGGCTTTGATGGTGGAACGATTGTGGAAACATTTGATATGAAGGATTTTGAAAATTACCACCGGTGTGACGAGGTTGGTTCTGAGGGTGACACATCTGCGGAGGTTGGCTTTGTGGTTgatacatctgcggat GTCCCTTTCGATCCAGGCAGGGGTTTGAGGCAAGGAGATCCACTCTCCCCATATTTATTCATCCTTTGTGGTGAAGTTTTTTCTGCTTTAATTAACAGAGCTATGCTGACATCTTCTTTACATGGAGTAAAGATCTCTAGATCAGCACCTGTGATATCTCACCATTTGTTTGCAGATGACAGTGTTGTCTTCGCCAGAGCAACGGCAGAAGAGACTGGGTGTGTTAGAGAGATTCTCTCAACTTATGAGCGGGTGTCCGGTCAAGTTATTAATCTTGACAAGTCAACACTCACATGTAGCCGAAACGTGACCGATGTTTGTTTAAATCACCTTAAAGGGTTGTTGAATGTAAAGGCtgttgagtgttttgacaagtATTTGGGTCTCCCAACGATCGTTGGAAAGTCAAAGACCCAAATCTTCAACTTTGTCAAGGATAGAGTATGGAAGAAGCTCAAAGGATGGAAGGAGAGGTCGCTCTCGCGGGCAGGTAGGGAGGTCTTGGTAAAGGCTGTGGCCCAAGCTATTCCCTCCTATGTCATGTCCTGCTTCCTTCTACCTGACAGTCTATGTTCCCAGATTAAAGGGATGATTAGTCAATTTTATTGGGGTGGTGATGTTACCCACCGAACATGCCATTGGCTCAAGTGGAAGGCTCTTTGTAGGCCAAAAATTTGTGGCGGGCTAGGATTCCGAGATTTCAAGGCGTTCAACACTGCTCTAGTGGCCAAGAACTGGTGGCGTATCATGACCAAGCCAGAGTCAATGTTAGCCCAAATCTACAAGGCTGTGTATTTTCCAAACCAAACACTCTTTGAAGCAACAAAGGGCTATAGGCCGAGCTATGCGTGGTCAAGCTTGTTAAATTCAGCGTGGATTTTTCATGATGGTGGTTTGTGGAGAGTTGGAAACGACACAAGCATTCGAGCTTGGGATGATAAGTGGATTCCAAATTGTGGTCCAATAGTGTATCGAGAGGATGCAGCTGCAGAATTGGGTGTTCTACATGTCTCTGATTTGATGCTGCCCATGGGTGGGGGGTGGGATAGGAACAAAGTGGAGTTTTTGTGCTGGCCACCTACAGCTAGAGCAATCCTCTCCATTCCTTTGTCTTTCCAGCCACATAATGATTGCTTCTTCTGGCCTGACACAGGTGATGGGTGCTACACTTCAAAGTCGGGGTACTCGTTTATTAAAAAGAAGCAACTTGAGAGGGAATCGTCGTCATCTTCTTCGTTGGTGTTGGCCCCTGCTTTATGGACCAAGTTATGGAAGGCCGATGCAGCTCCCCGGTGTAGAGAGACTGCTTGGCGTGCATGTCTTAACCTATTACCGGTGCGCTCGACTTTGCACCGTCGTGGAGTGGCCTTGGAGCCTTGCTGTCCACGGTGTCCTGATATTGCAGAAACGGTGCAACATGCGCTGCTCTTCTGTCCGTTTGCCAAGCTTGCATGGTTCGCGTCTCCTCTAAACCTGCGATTTGATGAGGAGAGCACGGTGCATGATTTTTTTTGCAGGTTTCTTGCGGTGGCTGATACTACAAGTGCAG GAACTTTCAAGCTAAATTTTGATGCCTCGGTCAAGAACAGAAAGGAAGCAGGTGCGGGTATGATCGTCCGGAACAGGAATGGTGAGTTCTTGGCAGCAGCAACGACTGAATTAGGGCCTGTCCTATCTGCGGTGCTGGCTGAAGCGTTGGGAATGCGGTGGGCTCTCGGTTTGGCAGCGGAGTTAGGCTTCCGGAGGCTATGGCTGGAGACGGATTGTTTGGTGCTTCTCAACTACTGGAATCGACGAGATGGTGGCTTATCGCATTTAGATACAATTGTTCGTGATTGTCGTTTATTGCTTTCACATTttgatgtttttaattttacttttgtGCGTAGAACCGGCAACTGTGCCGCTGACGCTTTGGCCCATTTAGCTTTTCATTATGGTTGTATGGTTTGGATTGAAGAGGCTCCCCCGGAGATTACCTCTGTCGTCCATAATGATGTCCACGCCTCTATGACTTCTTCTTGA
- the LOC130733213 gene encoding U11/U12 small nuclear ribonucleoprotein 59 kDa protein, producing MNLVPFQSAPPPPLPPGPPRFPMLPSELPNSNSFWENRNVFDRLKELQDTLNLAKGMKKELEMLMMIKDSKGSSLEDVKHGSQDPYLSGFLKCLEDRKVSVETQESLTVEAANALISKLGNQLGPFRFVADEATPWEEKSAVARFTNKVHKSKRNKLWRKRKRKRVAEMLAKESEQFEKIDREADEWRAREIAKDIANSKVTKMKQIAKLKAKEEKKKQGSELEILLMVEKLKELRSLRIQKLKKQGHFLPEEDDKFLERVQAAVEEEEREALAAAETDAAKDAIATAEESRKAIQSQGKLSRGNNDDSEVKESKDEIVHSVTEEVSGAADEKKSSKIASDGQRSAGAYDPLANLPLEFYHYYHGSNKDMGTLIEVRRGWDAYIRPGGSRIPGHWVQPPPPANEIWASYLVRPK from the exons ATGAATCTGGTTCCTTTCCAATCtgcgccaccaccacctcttccTCCCGGGCCTCCTAGGTTTCCGATGTTACCTTCTGAACTGCCAAATTCGAATTCCTTTTGGGAGAACAGAAATGTGTTTGACCGCCTCAAAGAGTTGCAAGATACTCTCAATCTAGCAAAGGGAAT GAAGAAGGAGCTAGagatgttgatgatgatcaaagaTAGTAAAGGGTCTTCGTTAGAAGATGTAAAACATGGCTCACAGGATCCGTATCTTTCTGGTTTTCTTAAATGTCTAGAAGACAGAAAAGTTAGTGTAGAAACCCAAGAATCATTGACTGTTGAAGCAGCTAATGCTTTGATTTCAAAATTAGGAAATCAGCTGGGGCCATTCAGATTTGTAGCGGATGAAGCGACTCCATGGGAAGAGAAATCTGCGGTGGCCAGGTTTACAAATAAAGTGCATAAGTCTAAAAGGAATAAACTCTGgaggaagagaaagaggaagCGTGTTGCAGAAATGCTTGCAAAG GAGTCTGAGCAGTTTGAGAAAATTGACCGAGAAGCTGATGAATGGAGGGCCAGGGAGATTGCCAAGGACATTGCCAATAGCAAG GTTACAAAGATGAAACAAATTGCGAAGCTTAAAGccaaagaagagaagaagaaacaagggtCTGAG CTCGAGATACTGTTGATGGTGGAGAAACTTAAAGAATTACGCTCCTTAAGGATACAAAAGCTGAAAAAACAAG GCCATTTTCTCCCTGAGGAGGATGACAAATTTCTTGAGAGAGTTCAGGCTGCAGTGGAAGAAGAGGAGCGCGAAGCTTTGGCTGCAGCTGAAACAGATGCTGCTAAAGATGCAATTGCAACTGCTGAAGAATCCAGAAAAGCTATTCAGAGTCAAGGGAAACTCTCGAGAGGAAACAATGACGATAGTGAAGTTAAGGAGAGTAAAGATGAAATAGTTCATAGTGTAACTGAAGAGGTCTCCGGTGCGGCTGATGAAAAGAAATCTAGTAAAATAGCATCTGATGGACAGAGGTCTGCAGGAGCATATGATCCTTTGGCAAATTTGCCTCTTGAGTTCTATCATTATTATCATGGAAGCAACAAGGACATGGGTACGCTAATTGAG GTTAGAAGAGGATGGGATGCCTACATCAGACCAGGAGGAAg CCGTATACCAGGGCACTGGGTTCAACCTCCTCCTCCAGCCAATGAGATATGGGCATCTTATTTGGTCAGGCCAAAATGA
- the LOC130733214 gene encoding protein XAP5 CIRCADIAN TIMEKEEPER-like, translating to MSGMGDGYVGTAQDGVRIRRLEKQREAERRKIQELKTKSASSNGQPGLLQFGSSTSEILETAFKKETVGLVTREEYVEKRVNIQSKIEEEEKEKLQKLQQEEEELQLQKRKKRKFKGNSRLSFAEDIDSEAQEEEEENHSDVETNGLRRGKLGKDPTVETSFLPDSEREAEEQAERERLRKQWLREQEQIRNEPLQITYSYWDGTGHRRVIQVRKGDSIGEFLRAIQQQLAPEFREIRTTTVENLLYVKEDLIIPHQHSFYDLIVNKARGKSGPLFHFDVHEDVRTTADATIEKDESHAGKVVERHWYEKNKHIFPASRWEIYDPTRKWERYTIHGD from the exons ATGTCGGGTATGGGAGACGGGTACGTGGGCACCGCCCAGGACGGCGTTCGGATCCGGCGGCTGGAGAAGCAGAGAGAAGCTGAGCGCCGGAAAATCCAAGAGCTCAAAACCAAGTCCGCCTCCTCCAACGGCCAACCCGGTCTCCTCCAATTCGGTTCCAGCACTTCCGAG ATTCTGGAAACTGCCTTCAAGAAAGAAACTGTTGGTCTTGTCACCAGAGAGGAGTATGTTGAGAAG AGGGTTAACATTCAGAGCAAAATagaggaggaagagaaggagaagctTCAGAAGCTGCAGCAAGAAGAGGAGGAGCTTCAACTGCAAAAACGCAAAAAGAGGAAGTTTAAAGGGAATTCTAGATTGTCTTTTGCTGAGGACATTGACAGTGAGgctcaagaggaggaggaggaaaatcaCA GTGATGTGGAAACAAATGGACTTCGGCGGGGTAAACTTGGCAAAGACCCCACTGTTGAAACTAGCTTTCTACCTGACAG TGAGCGAGAGGCTGAGGAGCAAGCTGAGCGTGAAAGGCTGCGCAAGCAGTGGCTCCGGGAGCAGGAGCAAATTCGAA ATGAGCCTCTTCAAATCACATACAGTTACTGGGATGGAACTGGCCACAGGCGTGTGATCCAG GTACGCAAGGGAGACAGCATAGGAGAGTTTCTTCGAGCAATCCAACAGCAACTTGCTCCTGAATTCCGAGAGATTCGAACAACCACAGTAGAAAATTTGTTGTATGTGAAAGAAGACCTTATCATCCCTCAC CAACACAGCTTCTATGACCTAATTGTGAACAAAGCGAGAGGCAAAAGTGGACCG CTTTTTCATTTTGACGTGCATGAGGATGTAAGAACAACTGCTGATGCCACTATAGAGAAGGATGAG TCTCATGCTGGTAAGGTTGTGGAAAGGCATTGGTATGAAAAGAACAAGCATATATTTCCTGCTTCAAGATGGGAg ATATATGATCCAACGAGGAAATGGGAACGTTATACCATCCACGGAGATTGA
- the LOC130749166 gene encoding uncharacterized protein LOC130749166, translated as MDPNNMAEWDIYDVVIDELINDTTIEDMMQEEMEFYQQHANTVRPKRTRKVIERDREAGHERLWMDYFSENPVYPEELFRRRFRMRKDVFLRVVDALGSHNPYFLQSVDAVGRQIFGETYLRRPNHEDITRLLQWGESRGFPGSNNDINVLNQSPVFNDVLSGNAPTKYLGKKSTSN; from the exons ATGGATCCAAACAATATGGCCGAATGGGACATTTACGACGTTGTCATTGACGAACTTATCAATGACACGACTATAGAAGATATGATGCAGGAGGAGATGGAGTTTTATCAACAACATGCGAACACTGTTAGGCCCAAGCGAACAAGAAaagtgatagagagagatcgtgaagcTGGGCACGAGCGGTTGTGGATGGACTACTTCTCTGAAAATCCTGTATACCCGGAGGAGCTTTTCCGGCGAAGGTTTCGAATGCGAAAGGATGTGTTCCTCAGAGTTGTAGATGCCCTTGGGTCTCATAACCCGTATTTTTTACAGTCTGTTgatgcagttggaagacaaA taTTCGGTGAAACATATTTGAGGCGCCCGAACCATGAAGACATTACCCGCCTACTTCAATGGGGGGAGTCTCGTGGATTTCCAG gTTCTAACAATGACATTAATGTGCTAAACCAATCTCCTGTGTTTAATGATGTTTTGAGTGGAAATGCTCCCACG AAATATCTTGGAAAGaagagcacatcaaattga